The DNA region AGTAATTGTGGCAAGAGTCATATCCCGCCCGGCCGACAATTGGTCTTCCATGCTGATAATAGATAAGGGAAAGACAAATGGCATAAGGGTAGGTTTTGTAGTAATCAATTACCTTGGGCTCTTGGGCAGGGTCGTCGAGGCCAACCAGGATACCAGCACAGTTATGCTTATAAACGACGCTAATTCAGGCGTATCTTCTATAATACAGCGTAACAGGCAGGAAGGACTGGTAACCGGCACATTAAGTTCTTCCCTTATCATGAAATACCTGCCGTTAGATGCCGATGTCCAGGTCGGCGACGCAGTTATTACTTCCGGTTTAACTGAAAATTATCCTAAAGGCATACTAGTGGGCTCGGTAGCAAAGGTAGGAAAGGAATTCTCAGGCTTAAGCCGTTATGCGGTTATTAAACCCGCAGTTGACTTATCCAATATCGAAGAGGTATTAATAGTAATAAAATAATTATAAAATTATTGTGTAAATTATGAGATACCTGGCGTTTATTTTTTTTATTCTTGTGGTGTTTGTAATCCAGGTAACTATTTTGAACCTGGTTAAGATATTTAACGTAAAGCCGGACCTTCTCCTGGCCGTTTCAGTTATAGCGACATTCTATTTCGATAATAAAGCCGCAGTCATGTTCGCTGCCTTAGCAGGATTCCTGAAGGATGTTCTATCAGCCAATCCCATAGGAGCCAATATCCTGATTTTTGCTTTATGTATTTATATGGTTGAGCAGTTGCTAAAAAGAATATTTATAGATAATGATTACAGCCGCATGGCTCTTATGGGGCTGGTCGTATTGGTAAACGGTTTATTGCTGAAACCCGTATTGTTGTTTATGAATCATCCGGTCCCTGTGGGCATCTATTCCAGGATCTTATTTATCGATATTATTTATACCGCCCTGGTTTTTCCTCTGATTTTCAGGGCCGCAGAGATTTTTTTCAGGTCCAGAGATTAAGAGAGTCTGTTTAACCGTTGAATAGAGATGAGAATAAAATTTCTGAATATATTTATAATCTTAACATTCCTGACGCTGTTATTTGGGGTTATGAACCTGCAAATATTGCATGGCAGAAGATATTTAAGGTTAAGCGATAAAAACTGCATACGTCTTTTGCCTCAAGGAGGAGCACGCGGGGATATACTTGACCGTAAAGGCAAACTTATAGTAGGCAGCAGGATATCTTATGATGTAATGGTTGTTTCTAAGGATGCTGTTAATTTTGATGCTACCCTTCTTAAGGTCGCTTCCATAACCGGCATAAAGACTTCAGATTTAATCAGGACTTTTAAGTCAAATTTCGTATCTTCATTTTCACCTACTCTTTTAGCAGGCAATATTGGCGTAGAAAAAGCAATAGCGCTGGGTGAGCTAAAAAACTCTTTTCCCGAATTATTGGTTTATCCCAATCCTGTCAGGTATTACCCTAATGGAAACCTAGCCTCTCATGTCACAGGCTACTTAAGCGAAATCGATCGGTGGCGCCTAACCAAGCTGGAAGATTATGGTTATAATACCAAAGACATAGTTGGTTTTGGCGGAGTTGAAGAACGCTATGATTATTATTTGCGCCAGGAGGAGGGAGGCATCTCGTTTGAAGTGGACCATAAAGGTAAATTTATGCGAATGCTTGGGTTTAAATCCCCGCGGAATGGCAGGAATGTACAGTTGACGATAGACTCGGAAATACAAAAAATCGTAGAAGACAAGTTAGGCAATCGCAAAGGATGCGTAATAATTATGGATCCCTATAGCGGAGAGATTGTAGCTATGTCAAGCAGCCCGAATTTTAATCCTTCATATTTTATCAAAAAAGAAAACTCATACCTCAGGAATGTTTTTAATGATTCTGACGCCCCCATGATAAACAGGGCAATAAGCGGCCAATACCCGGCTGCGTCTATTTTCAAAATTATCGTAGCTGCTGTAGCGCTTGAGACCAGCAAAATAAATTCTGGCACATCGTTTGTGTGCACCGGTAAGACAAGAATCGGCAACAGAGAATTCAAATGCTGGAATACCCACGGTAATCAAGATGTTATATCGGGTTTGGCTAATTCATGTGATGTATTTTTTTATCGTACCGGACTTTTGACTGGAGCACAGGCCATACATGATTATGCCGTAAAATTAGGCCTGTCAAAACCGACAGGCATAGACCTTCCTTACGAAGAAGCAGGATTCGTTCCTGACCCTATTTGGAAAAAAATTTCACAACTCAAGAGCTGGTTTGACGGAGATACGGCGAATCTTGCGATCGGCCAGGGAGATTTAATGACCACTCCTATTCAGATGACAAAGGTCATGTGTTTTTTTGCTAACAAAGGTTACCTGGTAAATCCTTATGTTGTGAAATCCGTTGACGGTATTGATATCTCTGCCACGCACAAAAAAAATATAAAGATACAACTGAAGAAAAGCACGATGGATATCATAAACAAAGGCTTAAGAGAAGTGGTAACTCTCCCCAGCGGTACGGGAAATGTCCTGGATTCTCTTACCTTGCCTGTGTCTGGTAAAACCGGTACGGCACAGGTATCAGGCAAGCAGCCTCATGGTTGGTTTGTCGGATATTTTCCTTCCAATAAACCCAGGCTTGTGATCTGTGTATTCTTGGAAAACGGCAGCGCAGGATATTATTCCTGTTTGGTGGCAAAGCAGATTATTCAGGAGATGAGCGAGAAGGGGCTTATTTAACTCATATGAGAAATTCGGGGTTATTAATACTTATAGTTGCGTTGATGATTTCTCTGATAGGAGTTTCTGCAATATATAGCAGTACTTATAATAAGGAAGCTAAGCCCTGGGAAGATGTTGCCAAAAGACAGATACTTTGGATAGGCATAGGGATGTTGGCTTGTGTGTTTGTATCAAACTTCAATTATAGAAAATTATGGGACGTGACATATTTTATGTATTTTTTCTCTTTGGGATTATTGATATTTGCTGCGTTATCCGGCATAACGCGTTTAGGGGCGCAGAGATGGATAAGTTTTGGCTGGTTTAATTTTCAGCCGTCAGAATTCGCAAAATTTGTTTCAATCCTGTTTCTTGCCAGGTATTTCAGTATGCAATCCGTAGATGATGTAAGATCAGTAGCCAGGCAATTCGGGGTATTAAAAGGCTTGATTATACCTTTTATCTATATAGCTATTCCTATGTTGATTATTATGGATCAACCCGACCTTGGGAGTGCTCTCATGATTTTCTTTATCTTCATTTTAATCGTGTTTATATCTGGAGTAAAGATGAGGTATATAAGTATACTTGTTTTAACCGTGCTATGCTTGCTGCCGGTTGGTTGGCATTTTTTGAGAGATTATCAAAGGGACAGGTTGATGGTATTTATTAACCCGAATATTGACCCCCTTGGGGCAGGCTATACTATAATACAGTCAAAGATTGCTATCGGCTCAGGCGCTTTGTTCGGTAAGGGATGGCTTTCGGGGACGCAGAGCCAGTTACACTTTTTACCGGAATCCCATACTGACTTCATATTTGCTACCTTTGCAGAAGAATGGGGATTTTTAGGAGCATTAATTTTATTCATGCTTTATTTCCTGCTGATAAAAGAAGGGATAAACATAGGGCTAAGGACAAGGGATTATTTCGGCAAGCTGTTGGCTTTCGGGATATCTTCAATAATTGCTATTCAGATTTTTATCAATGTCGCCATGACACTGGGCTTAGCACCCGTAGTCGGGCTGCCTCTGCCGTTGATGAGCTATGGAGGGTCTTCTGTTCTGATAACTTTTATTTTACTTGGCATACTGATTAATATTGATAAGACAAGGACTGTATTCTAAGAAATGAATGAAGAAATACTTCTAAAAATACAAAAACCGGGCCAGTACATAGGCAGAGAATGGAACATCCCAAAGAAGGATTTTCTAAGAAGCGGCATAAAAGTCGCTCTATGTTTTCCCGATTTATATGAGATTGGAATGAGTAATTTAGGCATTCGTATACTTTACTCATTATTGAATTCGCTTGATGATGTGTCCTGCGAAAGGTTTTTTTCACCTGGGCTTGACCTTGAGCATTTCATGAGGCAGGAGGGCTTGGAATTAGTTTCTCTTGAGAGTGCAAGCAGAATGAAAGAGTTTGACATAGTAGGTTTTTCTTTATCGAATGAGCTTGGCTATACAAATGTATTGAATATGCTTGAACTTTCAGGGCTTCCTCTTCTATCCAGCCTTAGGGACAGCGGCATGCCTTTGGTTATTGCAGGCGGCCCGTGTGTAATGAACCCTGAGCCTATGCATGAATTTTTTGATCTCTTTGTTATTGGGGAGGCTGAAGAGGCTATCCGGGATATAATCAATGTTTACCGGGATTATAAAAAGGGCAGCAGAAATCAAATAAACAGCAAAAGAGATCTGCTTGTGCAGCTTTCAGCAATAGAAGGCGTGTATGTCCCGTCTCTCTACGATGTAGAATATGATCATGATGGCAGAGTATCTAGTTTCAAACCTAATAGTCCCGGTGTGCCTGTAAGGATAGCCAAGAGATTTGTTAAGGATCTAAATAGCGCATACTATCCTTTAGATTGGCTTGTTCCTTACGTGCAGATAGTCCATGACAGGATAAATATTGAGATTATGAGGGGCTGCCCGAATAAATGCAGGTTCTGCCAGGCCAGCAGCCAGTATTCTCCGTTGAGATTCAGGAAGATAGACAACGTTATTGAATTTGCTGATAAGCTATATAAGGCGACTGGTTACGAAGAGATATCTCTTACCGGCCTGTCAGTAAGCGATTATCCCCAGGTAGAACATCTTTTTGATAAGCTTACTTCCTTTTTTAAAGACAAGGGTGTGGGTTTATCAATGCCTTCAATAAAACCCCGCGACGTCTCCGGCAACTTAGCCTCGACCATCTCTACTATAAAAAAATCCGGGCTGACCTTTGCCCCTGAGGCCGGAAGCCAGAAGCTAAGGGATGCCATGGATAAGAGATTTGACACTAAGGAATTTTTTAATACTCTTCAGGCAGCTTACCAAAACGGTTATAATCATGTAAAATTGTATTTTATGATCGGATTACCTGGAGAGGACTATAATGATTTAGATAGTATAGTAGACATGGCTAATGAAGTTTCTTTTTTACGCAAAAAGAATAACTTGCCTGCTGCCCAGGTAAATATAAGTATCAATAACCTTATACCAAAACCGCATACATCTTTTCAGTGGCTAAAAATGGAGTCGCAGGATGCGATATCGCAGAAGCAGGAGTATCTTAGGAAAAAATCTAAAAATAAAAAAATAAAAATAAATTTTCATGATAAGCATATGAGTTTGATTGAAGCGGTTTTTTCACGCGGAGATAGGAGGCTCTCTCAAGTGATTAATAAGGCTTTTTCCCTGGGGGCCCGCTTTGATGCCTGGAAAAGCAATTTTTCTTTTGAAATATGGATGCGGGCATTTGCAGAATCTAACATAGACCCTCAAATCTATGTAAGGCAGAGGGATGTTGATGAGATTCTTCCCTGGGATTTTCTGGATATAGGTGCAGGCAAAGAATCGCTAAAAGCAGAGCTGACTAAATGCCTTGAGACTGTTCAACAGGGATAGGGGCTATAAGAAATAGATAGGCTGGTTTATGGTTGATGGTTCAAAGTTGATGGAGCTTGCATAAATTCTATTAACTATGAACTACGAACTATGAACATTGAGCCACGCTTGCCGAGAGGCAAGCGTTAACAAAACTATTGCTACATATCAGGTTATAGTATATAATTATTTTGAATATTATAATATAAGCAGTAAAAACAGGGGGATAATATAATGGGTAAGAATAATGGTTTTAATTATTCACGCGGCCTTAAATATAAATTAAGGATAGCCGTAAGCCTGATGTCTGTTTTGCCCTTATTAGTCTGTCTTTATCTGGTATCAAATTATGTATTGCCCCAGGCCGGAATCAAAATGGATGTTGCTTTTTCGGTGATAATAAGTATTTTTATCTCCGTTATAGGGTTTATTGTTATAAAGGAGATATTTGACAGGGTACTTATGGTCAGCAACGATGCCAAACTTATTGCGGCAGGGGATATCACGCGAAGAATTAGCCTGGAAAAAGAAGATGAGGTTGGAGAACTGGGGGAAGCCTTAAATCAGCTTACCCAGAGGATCCGCCTGAACATGGATGAGTTGAAGAACTATGGAGAGAAAACCACTGAAATCAATCTTGAGATACAGAGACGAGTGCTTGTGCTGTCAAGCCTTCTTCAGATAAGCTCTTTAATATCACAGGGTGCAAAGTTGGAGGATATATTAAAGGTCGTTGTTGAAAAATCGCGGCTTTTAGCTAATTCAGAAGTGGCATTTCTGTTGTATAGGGAAGATAAAGAAGACAGTTTCTCTATGAAAATTGTCGATGGCGCTAACTCGCAGCGTTTAATGGGTATACAGATTGGAGAATCCGGCGTATTCAATAAATCTATTAA from Candidatus Omnitrophota bacterium includes:
- the rodA gene encoding rod shape-determining protein RodA, with product MRNSGLLILIVALMISLIGVSAIYSSTYNKEAKPWEDVAKRQILWIGIGMLACVFVSNFNYRKLWDVTYFMYFFSLGLLIFAALSGITRLGAQRWISFGWFNFQPSEFAKFVSILFLARYFSMQSVDDVRSVARQFGVLKGLIIPFIYIAIPMLIIMDQPDLGSALMIFFIFILIVFISGVKMRYISILVLTVLCLLPVGWHFLRDYQRDRLMVFINPNIDPLGAGYTIIQSKIAIGSGALFGKGWLSGTQSQLHFLPESHTDFIFATFAEEWGFLGALILFMLYFLLIKEGINIGLRTRDYFGKLLAFGISSIIAIQIFINVAMTLGLAPVVGLPLPLMSYGGSSVLITFILLGILINIDKTRTVF
- the mreD gene encoding rod shape-determining protein MreD gives rise to the protein MRYLAFIFFILVVFVIQVTILNLVKIFNVKPDLLLAVSVIATFYFDNKAAVMFAALAGFLKDVLSANPIGANILIFALCIYMVEQLLKRIFIDNDYSRMALMGLVVLVNGLLLKPVLLFMNHPVPVGIYSRILFIDIIYTALVFPLIFRAAEIFFRSRD
- the mreC gene encoding rod shape-determining protein MreC, yielding MFRLKRNNITSIVVSSVILIAIALSVPVLRPPTIKIIKFPLTIAGFIKQEIQGIIFFHRNMHHRESLIKENQTLKRRLNESEEIKIENARLLELISFKKKTPFKVIVARVISRPADNWSSMLIIDKGKTNGIRVGFVVINYLGLLGRVVEANQDTSTVMLINDANSGVSSIIQRNRQEGLVTGTLSSSLIMKYLPLDADVQVGDAVITSGLTENYPKGILVGSVAKVGKEFSGLSRYAVIKPAVDLSNIEEVLIVIK
- the mrdA gene encoding penicillin-binding protein 2, with the protein product MRIKFLNIFIILTFLTLLFGVMNLQILHGRRYLRLSDKNCIRLLPQGGARGDILDRKGKLIVGSRISYDVMVVSKDAVNFDATLLKVASITGIKTSDLIRTFKSNFVSSFSPTLLAGNIGVEKAIALGELKNSFPELLVYPNPVRYYPNGNLASHVTGYLSEIDRWRLTKLEDYGYNTKDIVGFGGVEERYDYYLRQEEGGISFEVDHKGKFMRMLGFKSPRNGRNVQLTIDSEIQKIVEDKLGNRKGCVIIMDPYSGEIVAMSSSPNFNPSYFIKKENSYLRNVFNDSDAPMINRAISGQYPAASIFKIIVAAVALETSKINSGTSFVCTGKTRIGNREFKCWNTHGNQDVISGLANSCDVFFYRTGLLTGAQAIHDYAVKLGLSKPTGIDLPYEEAGFVPDPIWKKISQLKSWFDGDTANLAIGQGDLMTTPIQMTKVMCFFANKGYLVNPYVVKSVDGIDISATHKKNIKIQLKKSTMDIINKGLREVVTLPSGTGNVLDSLTLPVSGKTGTAQVSGKQPHGWFVGYFPSNKPRLVICVFLENGSAGYYSCLVAKQIIQEMSEKGLI
- a CDS encoding TIGR03960 family B12-binding radical SAM protein yields the protein MNEEILLKIQKPGQYIGREWNIPKKDFLRSGIKVALCFPDLYEIGMSNLGIRILYSLLNSLDDVSCERFFSPGLDLEHFMRQEGLELVSLESASRMKEFDIVGFSLSNELGYTNVLNMLELSGLPLLSSLRDSGMPLVIAGGPCVMNPEPMHEFFDLFVIGEAEEAIRDIINVYRDYKKGSRNQINSKRDLLVQLSAIEGVYVPSLYDVEYDHDGRVSSFKPNSPGVPVRIAKRFVKDLNSAYYPLDWLVPYVQIVHDRINIEIMRGCPNKCRFCQASSQYSPLRFRKIDNVIEFADKLYKATGYEEISLTGLSVSDYPQVEHLFDKLTSFFKDKGVGLSMPSIKPRDVSGNLASTISTIKKSGLTFAPEAGSQKLRDAMDKRFDTKEFFNTLQAAYQNGYNHVKLYFMIGLPGEDYNDLDSIVDMANEVSFLRKKNNLPAAQVNISINNLIPKPHTSFQWLKMESQDAISQKQEYLRKKSKNKKIKINFHDKHMSLIEAVFSRGDRRLSQVINKAFSLGARFDAWKSNFSFEIWMRAFAESNIDPQIYVRQRDVDEILPWDFLDIGAGKESLKAELTKCLETVQQG